The nucleotide window CCTATAGAATTGATATACTTCTATGCTAATATATGATTAATCATATATAGGATAAGTTTTATAAACTGTCTGCCTGGAGGCAACTGTATGACAACTCAAACTCAAACACTCCGAACCGTTGCTGGAATCATTAATAGTGTAGAAACGCTTGAAGGAGGGGGCTTGCTGGTGCGTCGTCCTTTTCCCAAGAGTAGCTTTTCCGAGTTTGACCCCTTTCTCCTCCTCGATGAATTGGGTCCCGTGAACCAGAAGCCCGGTCAAGCAAAGGGCGCACCGGATCATCCCCATCGTGGCTTTGAAACCGTCAGCTACGTCCTGGATGGACGGCTGGAACACAAGGACTCGGTCGGTCATGCCGGACTGCTCAATCCTGGCGATGTGCAGTGGATGACCGCGGGGGCAGGCGTAGTGCATTCCGAAATGCCAGAAGCTGAGTTTACCCGCACGGGTGGGCGACTGCACGGCATTCAACTCTGGGTCAACTTGCCGCAGCGGGACAAGATGATTGCTCCTCGCTATCAGGAAATTCCATCGACGCAAATTCCGGTGGCTCACACCAAAGATGGGTCTGTGACAGTGCGCGTGATTGCGGGAGAAGCGTTGGGGGCGAAAGCGGTGATTGAAACCCGCACCCCGATTATCTACCTGCACTTCACGCTACAACCGGAAGCAAGCATTGTTCAAGCGATACCGAAAGAGTACAACGCCTTTACCTATGTCCTCAATGGATCTGGTTTATTTGGCACTGAGCAGGAACGGGGTGAGGATGGGCAAATGGTAATTTTTGCACCTGATGGTGAGGAAGTGGCGATCGCCAATCCTGCCGATGCCACCCAACCCCTCGATCTACTGCTGATTGCTGGAGTGCCGCTGAATGAACCTGTGGTACGCTATGGTCCCTTTGTGATGAACACTGAAGCCGAAATCTTGCAAGCGATCGACGATTACCGAAATGGAAGGATGGGACAGATTCATGCTTAACACGCTTCAAAACCGCATTACCCAACATCAACTTCTGACCAATATACGCATCAAGTTATTGCATTTGCATAAACTGTTGTTGGATACAGAGCGTATTCATTACGAACAGGTGCGCGGACGGGTCTCTAACAGTGAATTGCTGCAACTGGCGATCGATCACGATCAATTTGCCTGGTTGCATCGCCTTTCAGAATTGATTGTGCAAATTGATGAGTTAATCGACTCTGATGAGCCTATCACCTCCGAGGCGATCGGTGCTCTCATTGCTGATGTTCGGATTCTACTCACACCTGATGAAGCTGGAAATGACTTTGCTGTGAAGTATGATGCGGCGTTTCAACGCAACCCCGATGTGGTGTTAGCTCATGCTGATTTGGTCACACTGCTAGCGACTAAAGTTCAACTATAAATTGAGCAGTTCGTCTAGATTAAATTTAATCTGGACGAACTGCTTTTATGCATTGTATTTGGCGAATCGTAAGCATTCGCAACGTGTTCAGGTGTTTATTGATTTCCTAATTCAGCGATTTGGGAATCCGCCCTATTGAGAAAGAAACGTTTGACGGACGATACTGCCTACTCTGACAATTAATCTGCGAACTGATGTATTTCCTAAACGAATCGATGCGCCCGATTCTAACTTAAGTTATAGCTAGCCTTCTACTCTGAGATGGCATGGTTACTCTATCAATTTGCACTGTAAAAAATTTAACTTGCTATAGACGACAGCTTGAAGGCGATCTCCTATATTAAATGTATGCAAACAGAGATGCAATCAATGGATTGAGCAAGTTAATTGCAAGATTCCCTTGATGCAGATGTAGAAAGATGAACGACGATCGCAGCCACAGTTCCTTACTTGTCCCACCTTCAACCCAAGATTGGATGCAAGGTGTGCTGAGTGCCAAGGTCGTGCTAGTGATGTATGGAGACTATCAAGACTCCAGAAGTGCGGACGTTTACAAGCTGATTAAAGCGATCAAACGAGAGCTTAGGGCTGTTTTTGGAGAGGATTATTTATGCTTTATCTTCCGTCATTTTCCGCAAACACAGATCCATCCTCATGCTCAACGAGCCGTCCAAGCTGCCGAAGCCGCCGCTGCCCAAGGACAGTTTTGGTTAATGAATGATACTTTATTTACCCATAAACAAAGGTTAGAGAATGGTTATCTTGTCGAGTATGCCAATGATTTAGGGCTTGATATCCCTCAGTTTCTCAAAGACCTGTCTAAGCAGGTGCATATCAATCGTATCAATGAAGAGATCGAAAGCGCAATACACAGTGGAGTAACGACTGCCCCAGCCCTATTTATCAATCACATTCGATATACCAAACGCTGGAAAATGACAGAGTTGATGACAGCTATTGTTGCTGCAAGTCACTAAGCTCTATTCATATCTAACTTGTTTGTTAATGCTAGTATCCGCGATCGCCCTTACTACAAAAATCAGGAGGTTACACCAACATGGTTCAAGAGCAAACTGTAAACAAACCAGAAAATGTACAGGCAACTCCCAACCTGACACCCGCTCAGGAGTTTTTGCAAGAACTCTGGTCAGAGCATCTGCGGCACGAGTTTGGCACTCACAACACGGAAAATGCCCTCGCCACGATGGTTGAGGATGCTTACGTCAACCACATTCCGGTAATGACTGGGGGAGTAGGGAAACCAGCACTGCGCGAGTTTTATTCCAAATACTTCATTCCACAAATACCGCCGGACATGGAGCTGACCCCAATCTCGCGCACAATCGGGACCGATCGGCTCGTCGATGAAATGGTGGGTAACGTTCACTCATACCGTTCGGATGGACTGGATGCTACCCGGCATTGCTCCGACAGGGAAACGGGTTGAAGTGCCAGTGGTAGTGATTGTCCAGTTCCGTGACGGCAAGCTAGCCCATGAGCACCTCTACTGGGATCAGGCGAGTGTATTGATTCAACTTGGCTTGCTCGATCCTGGTACGCTGCCCGTTGTAGGGGTTGACAGTGCGCGCAAGGCGATCGATCCCAACTTACCTTCAAACACACTAATTCATTGCGCCAGCGATGGCGACTCAGCATGAAATACAACACCGGCATTTCTCACTAACAGATTAGTAACCTGGTAGTAGTGCCATCCTAGCTGTCTTGCGCCAATTTCTTGAAAACAACACACTGTCTATTTTGACTTAGCAGTCAAAATAGAGTTAAACATAAGCTCTATCTAGCTTTCAGTGATTGGGAGCGCAAAACTTGTGAGCAATGCGGGTGATAGCACTGTGCGGGAACAACGGGCGGTGCTTGAAACACATCGGCAGGAGGTTAAGGAGCGACTGTGTGAACTCAGTTGCCATTTGAAAGCGATTGAGAAAAAAATCAATCGCTGTAAACAAGAGGAACAAATTAAGTACTCCAAGGAAATTGAAAGAAGTTAACTATGAATGTGCTAATTGTCTATGCCCATCACGAACCCAAGTCCTTTAATGGCGCACTGAAAGACATCGCTGTTGCGGTTTTGACCGAGGTAGGCCACCAAGTAAAAGTGTCGGATTTGTATGCCATGAATTTCAAAGCCATTGCCGACCGGGCTGACTTTAAGGAGATGCTAGAGCCCGACTATTTGAAGTACGGGATTGAGCAGCGACATGCTTACGAAAACGATGCGCTAGCTGACGATATCAAGGCTGAACAAGAAAAGCTGCGTTGGGCAGACTTGCTAATCCTCCAATTTCCAATTTATTGGTTCTCGATGCCCGCCATTCTCAAGGGCTGGGTGGACCGGGTGTTCACGGCGGGCTTTGCCTACAGCAAAGGTATGTCTTACGACACTGGCGGATTGAAAGGCAAGCGAGCAATGCTTTCGTTCACTACTGGCGATCCGTTCGATACCTATGCCCACAACGGTCGTCATGGTGATATAGACATAGTGCTCTGGCCAATTCAGAACGGTATTCTCCGCTTTGTCGGCTTCGATGTTCTACCTCCATTTATTGCTTGGTCTGCTGCCAGAGGGGGTCAAGAGATTCGTGAGCACCACTTGGTTGACTATCGTGACAGACTTCTTGCCCTAGACAGGACGGAGCCGCTATTTTTTCATTTAGTAGAGGATTACAACGAGTCGTGGCAGCTTCGACCAAGCATTGAAGCACGTACACCGGGGCAGAGAACGATGGCCCGAGATGAGTGTGTAAGCTTACGGAATGCTCAAGTCTTGCAACTAGGAAGTTCGCTTCTTGCAGAATAGCAATATCCGCGCAACTCTGATCGCATTTGGTGCTGCGGGTGCAACAGTGGTGTTCTCCGGTAGACGCGACGCAGAAGGAGAAAAAACTGCCAAATTAATCCGTGAGATAGGCGCTGAATGTTTATATGTCCATTCAGATGCCTCGAATGAGGAAGACATCAAAGCGTTAGTGCAAAAGACAGTTGCAACCTACGGGCGGCTCGACTATGCCTTCAATAATGCAGGCATTGACGGTTTTTTTAAGCCTCTGCATGAACAATCAATTGAAGACTTTGACAACCTGATGGCAGTCAATGTTCGGGGACTGTTTTTGTGCATGAAGTACGAGATTGAGCAAATGTTGTCTCAAGGATCTGGTGTGATCGTGAACAATTCGTCAACGAGTGGTCTCGTTGCATTTCCGGAGACTTCTCCTTACGTTGCCAGCAAACATGCAGTAATGGGGCTGACGCGATCGGCGGCGCTGGACTATGCCAAGCAAGGCATCCGGGTTAATGCGGTGAATCCTGGAGGCACTACGACTGAAATGCTCGATCGCGCCTTTAGGCAACTGGGTATCACAGCGGATGATTTAGACTCTTTGGTTCCAATGGGTCGGATCGGTCAGGCAACGGAAATTGCTCAAGCAGTTGTGTTTCTCTGCTCTGATGCTGCGAGCTACATCACTGGGCAACCCTTAGCGATCGATGGCGGATATACAGTGAGTTGATTTTTGATTGTTGATCGTGGAATCACAGTGAATCGATCCATTTCAAGAGAGAACAACCGGACTTGATTTTAGGAGAAACAGAATGACATTTCAGGATAAAGTGGCGTTAGTCACTGGCGGAACTTCAGGAATTGGTCGTGCAACTGCAGTTGCGTTCGGGGAAGCTGGTGCAAAAGTGGTGCTCTCCGGGAGACGGAAGGCAGAAGGTGAAGAAACTGCTGCACTGATTCGCGATACCGGAGCAGAGTGCCTCTTTGTGCGATCGGACGTATCCGATGAAGCAGAAGTTCAAGCTTTAGTCGATAAAGCGATCGCCACCTACGGCAGACTCGATTGTGCCTTTAACAATGCTGGGATTGAGCCTCCTCTCAAACCACTGCACAAACAATCGATTGAGGATTTTGACAAACTGATGTCGATTAATGTGCGGGGGCTGTTCTTGTGTATGAGATACGAGATTCAACAGATGCTCAACCAAGGATCAGGTGTGATTATCAATAATTCGTCAATGGGTGGGTTAATTGCTTTTCCAGGAATATCTCCCTATATTGCCAGCAAACACGCGGTAATGGGGCTGACACGCTCTGCTGCACTCGATTATGCCAAACAAGGTATTCGGATTAATGCTGTCAATCCTGGACTGATTGCTACTGCAATGATGGTTCGCCTGAGTAGTGGCTCGACTGATGATGTAGGGTCTACGGTTCCAATGGGTCGTATGGGTCAGGCAGCAGAAATTGCTCAAGCGGTTGTTTTTCTGTGTTCTGATGCTGCCAGCTACATCACGGGACAACCTTTGGTAATCGATGGCGGATATACAGTGAGTTGATTTTTGATTTTTGATGGTGGACTCACAGTGAATCGATCCATTTCAAGAGAAAACAACCGGACTTAATTTTAGGAGAAACAGAATGACATTTCAGGATAAAGTGGCGTTAGTCACTGGTGGCACATCGGGAATTGGCAGAGCAACAGCGATCGCTTATGCCCAACAACAAGCAAAGGTGGTGGTGGTTGGCCGTCGAGTTGATGAGGGTGAAGAAACTGTTCGATTGATTAAGGAAGCTGGCGGAGAGGCGATTTTTGTGCAAGCAGATGTCACGAAAGAAGCCGATGTTAAAGCAACGGTTGATAAAGCGGTTGGCGTTTTTGGTCGGTTAGATATTGCCTTTAATAATGCAGGAACTGTCGGCGAAAATCCCTCATTGATTGAGCAAACAGAAGCAGAATACGATCGCATGATGAACGTCAATGTCAAAGGCATTTGGTTGTCGATGAAGTATGAAATCGCTCAGATGTTGAAACAGGGAAGTGGTTCGATCGTCAATACGGCATCTGCGAATGGAGTCATTGCACTTCCTGGCGTACCCCTCTACACCGCGAGTAAACATGCGGTAGTCGGCTTAACAAAAGCTGCTGCCCTTCAATATGCCAAAGTGGGGATTCGCATCAATGTCGTTGCACCAGCGGCAATCGAAACAGATATGTTTGAAGCAGCTACAGGTGGGCAGGATGAAGCCAAAGCTTACATAACAGGACTTCACCCGATCGGACGAATTGGAACACCGCTTGAAGTTGCAAATGCAGTCCTGTTTTTATCATCTGACCTGGCATCGTTCACAACAGGTACAACATTGATGGTAGATGGTGGGCTTGTAACGCAGTAGTCGATCGGCAGTGCGAAATGTTTGATACAGCACTTCAAGCGACTCACTAAAGCAACACTGAAATAGGTTCGCTAATTCCATAGGAAACTCCATAGGAATCTGCAAGAAGTTAAATGTTGGAACTGACTACACTCAAGTGAACTAAGACAAAGAGAACTTAGGAGTTGATGATTATCTCCAAAGTTGGAGAACAGAAAAAGATGATGAACCAAAACAAAGAGATTTACGAGTGCGTCATTGTCGGTGGCGGTTCCGCTGGACTCAGTGCGGCACTGCTTTTAGGCAGA belongs to Coleofasciculaceae cyanobacterium and includes:
- a CDS encoding NAD(P)H-dependent oxidoreductase, translated to MNVLIVYAHHEPKSFNGALKDIAVAVLTEVGHQVKVSDLYAMNFKAIADRADFKEMLEPDYLKYGIEQRHAYENDALADDIKAEQEKLRWADLLILQFPIYWFSMPAILKGWVDRVFTAGFAYSKGMSYDTGGLKGKRAMLSFTTGDPFDTYAHNGRHGDIDIVLWPIQNGILRFVGFDVLPPFIAWSAARGGQEIREHHLVDYRDRLLALDRTEPLFFHLVEDYNESWQLRPSIEARTPGQRTMARDECVSLRNAQVLQLGSSLLAE
- a CDS encoding SDR family oxidoreductase: MTFQDKVALVTGGTSGIGRATAVAFGEAGAKVVLSGRRKAEGEETAALIRDTGAECLFVRSDVSDEAEVQALVDKAIATYGRLDCAFNNAGIEPPLKPLHKQSIEDFDKLMSINVRGLFLCMRYEIQQMLNQGSGVIINNSSMGGLIAFPGISPYIASKHAVMGLTRSAALDYAKQGIRINAVNPGLIATAMMVRLSSGSTDDVGSTVPMGRMGQAAEIAQAVVFLCSDAASYITGQPLVIDGGYTVS
- a CDS encoding SDR family oxidoreductase, translated to MTFQDKVALVTGGTSGIGRATAIAYAQQQAKVVVVGRRVDEGEETVRLIKEAGGEAIFVQADVTKEADVKATVDKAVGVFGRLDIAFNNAGTVGENPSLIEQTEAEYDRMMNVNVKGIWLSMKYEIAQMLKQGSGSIVNTASANGVIALPGVPLYTASKHAVVGLTKAAALQYAKVGIRINVVAPAAIETDMFEAATGGQDEAKAYITGLHPIGRIGTPLEVANAVLFLSSDLASFTTGTTLMVDGGLVTQ
- a CDS encoding thioredoxin domain-containing protein → MNDDRSHSSLLVPPSTQDWMQGVLSAKVVLVMYGDYQDSRSADVYKLIKAIKRELRAVFGEDYLCFIFRHFPQTQIHPHAQRAVQAAEAAAAQGQFWLMNDTLFTHKQRLENGYLVEYANDLGLDIPQFLKDLSKQVHINRINEEIESAIHSGVTTAPALFINHIRYTKRWKMTELMTAIVAASH
- a CDS encoding pirin family protein, coding for MTTQTQTLRTVAGIINSVETLEGGGLLVRRPFPKSSFSEFDPFLLLDELGPVNQKPGQAKGAPDHPHRGFETVSYVLDGRLEHKDSVGHAGLLNPGDVQWMTAGAGVVHSEMPEAEFTRTGGRLHGIQLWVNLPQRDKMIAPRYQEIPSTQIPVAHTKDGSVTVRVIAGEALGAKAVIETRTPIIYLHFTLQPEASIVQAIPKEYNAFTYVLNGSGLFGTEQERGEDGQMVIFAPDGEEVAIANPADATQPLDLLLIAGVPLNEPVVRYGPFVMNTEAEILQAIDDYRNGRMGQIHA
- a CDS encoding SDR family oxidoreductase, encoding MQNSNIRATLIAFGAAGATVVFSGRRDAEGEKTAKLIREIGAECLYVHSDASNEEDIKALVQKTVATYGRLDYAFNNAGIDGFFKPLHEQSIEDFDNLMAVNVRGLFLCMKYEIEQMLSQGSGVIVNNSSTSGLVAFPETSPYVASKHAVMGLTRSAALDYAKQGIRVNAVNPGGTTTEMLDRAFRQLGITADDLDSLVPMGRIGQATEIAQAVVFLCSDAASYITGQPLAIDGGYTVS